In Thermococcus camini, a genomic segment contains:
- a CDS encoding DUF835 domain-containing protein: MENNNGATELMKDIVRALRDKSPKELLSYAIFNEKEEAKYYARLAESVDKASIRALFLRMSEESRGHHDWLYGLFKKLYPDEEPVKVEAPPVEVAPFYPKFESVEDYVSALEYCMESELFARKTYELLARVAEDEDTRTFALNLAAIEDEHYWAIRKMYELIISLEDKNIVPTELDPGGYLFTDDLKAKYFLLDLLEGDAVLIVVIREKPEKFLEMFEGRKVDIIWMTKTDVDRSIRPEALPALKNRLCQFFRRTSENGKHGTVFIQNLGYVALELGFKSMVDVVFYLKDCALLYNGHLLVTAVRDAFEPREWALLTSELREVS, encoded by the coding sequence ATGGAAAACAACAACGGTGCAACGGAGCTCATGAAGGACATTGTGAGAGCCCTTCGGGATAAGTCACCGAAGGAACTTCTAAGCTACGCAATATTCAACGAGAAAGAGGAGGCGAAGTACTACGCCAGACTCGCCGAGAGTGTTGATAAAGCCAGCATCAGGGCTCTGTTCCTGAGAATGAGTGAGGAGAGCAGGGGGCACCACGACTGGCTTTACGGGCTCTTCAAGAAGCTGTACCCTGATGAGGAACCTGTAAAGGTAGAAGCTCCCCCGGTTGAGGTCGCCCCGTTCTACCCGAAGTTCGAAAGCGTTGAGGATTACGTATCCGCCCTCGAGTACTGTATGGAGAGCGAGCTTTTCGCAAGGAAGACTTACGAGCTTCTGGCCAGGGTGGCCGAAGATGAGGATACCAGGACCTTCGCCCTCAACCTTGCCGCGATAGAGGATGAGCACTACTGGGCAATACGCAAGATGTACGAGCTCATAATCTCCCTGGAGGACAAGAACATCGTCCCCACCGAGCTCGATCCTGGTGGATACCTCTTCACGGATGACCTCAAGGCCAAGTACTTTCTCCTGGACCTCCTGGAGGGGGATGCGGTTCTCATCGTGGTCATTCGGGAGAAGCCCGAGAAGTTCCTTGAGATGTTTGAGGGAAGAAAGGTCGACATTATTTGGATGACAAAGACGGATGTCGATCGTTCCATTCGCCCCGAGGCCCTGCCGGCCCTCAAGAACAGGCTGTGCCAGTTTTTCAGGAGGACATCCGAGAACGGCAAACACGGAACTGTCTTCATTCAGAACCTGGGCTACGTCGCCCTTGAACTGGGATTCAAAAGCATGGTGGACGTGGTTTTTTACCTGAAGGACTGCGCCCTCCTCTACAACGGCCATCTCCTTGTAACGGCAGTCAGGGATGCCTTTGAACCCCGCGAGTGGGCGCTCCTAACCTCGGAGCTTAGGGAGGTCTCCTGA
- a CDS encoding DUF3216 domain-containing protein, producing the protein MTIDIPEVTEVRSLLEELGEETLIARLDSFVTLNEGLESKKGEDFIKVSILGFLEGITTTLMMKYPGDERVAGLHERVRARRAELDELFRKPAMQNLGVP; encoded by the coding sequence ATGACGATCGACATACCCGAGGTGACGGAGGTCAGAAGCCTGCTGGAAGAGCTTGGAGAGGAAACGCTGATAGCGAGGCTCGATTCGTTCGTGACCCTCAACGAGGGGCTGGAGAGCAAGAAGGGTGAGGACTTCATAAAGGTCTCGATACTCGGCTTCCTGGAGGGCATAACCACAACCCTGATGATGAAATATCCCGGTGACGAGCGCGTGGCTGGGCTCCACGAGCGGGTACGGGCCAGACGGGCGGAGCTGGATGAGCTCTTCAGGAAGCCGGCGATGCAGAACCTTGGGGTCCCATAA
- a CDS encoding YchF/TatD family DNA exonuclease — MIDAHAHFEFYKKDAPRIIEECRKDLAAVVDSITEYRKAHVWKSWEMLKPYFGFIVPTLGYHPNEARRGNWEKVKKVEEFILAHRDEIVAIGEIGLDYYYAENETQRENQRAIFRHFLELALELKLPVVIHAREAEREAFELVQRVGVEAYFHSFAGSVELAGEIAENGHPIGINTGIVFIPAVMAAAEAVEVENMMVETDAPYMSPVKGQRNTPCNVRVAIEEVAKLKGIDFEEVKRITERNAVRFFNLKP, encoded by the coding sequence ATGATAGATGCCCATGCCCACTTCGAGTTTTACAAAAAGGACGCACCGAGGATCATAGAGGAGTGCCGAAAGGATCTCGCCGCAGTGGTGGACTCAATCACCGAGTACAGGAAAGCACACGTCTGGAAGAGCTGGGAGATGCTGAAGCCGTACTTCGGATTCATCGTCCCCACCCTGGGGTACCATCCGAACGAAGCAAGGAGGGGCAACTGGGAGAAGGTGAAGAAGGTTGAAGAGTTCATCCTGGCCCACAGGGACGAGATAGTGGCGATAGGAGAGATAGGGCTGGACTACTACTACGCGGAAAACGAAACTCAGAGGGAGAACCAGAGGGCGATATTCAGGCACTTCCTTGAGCTGGCCCTCGAACTTAAATTGCCTGTGGTGATACACGCCCGCGAGGCCGAAAGGGAGGCCTTCGAACTCGTCCAGAGAGTTGGAGTTGAGGCTTACTTCCACTCCTTCGCGGGGAGCGTCGAGCTGGCGGGGGAGATAGCAGAAAACGGGCACCCCATCGGGATAAACACGGGGATAGTTTTCATCCCTGCGGTAATGGCGGCGGCGGAGGCAGTTGAAGTCGAAAACATGATGGTGGAAACGGACGCTCCCTACATGAGTCCGGTAAAGGGGCAGAGGAACACTCCATGCAACGTCCGAGTTGCCATTGAAGAGGTGGCAAAGCTTAAAGGAATCGACTTCGAAGAAGTCAAGAGAATCACCGAGAGGAACGCGGTTAGGTTCTTCAATTTGAAGCCCTGA